The genomic region CTTTAAAACTTTTTTGTACTTGTATCATTAAAGTTGACTACTCCCTGTCTAGAACTTCCATACAGAACATACATTCTTCATCATTTTCACGACGTTGTCCGTAATAATCATTACAGATATGGAAACCATCGTGATAAATACTTTCAATATATTTTTTACCTTGTTTAGAAGATTTAACAGGAGTTTCTTGTTCGAGTTGAGTAAGACGTGTGCGTAATTTATCATTCTCAAGTCGAAGAGCTGTGTTTTCTTCTAACAAAGACTGTACTTGTTTTTTCATGGCTTCAATTTCAGCCAAGGTAATCATTAAATTTTGTGAAAAGCCATCAAAAGCATCAAATAATTCTTTTTTATCCACGTACTTTGACCTCCTCTAAAGCATAAGTTAAAAGAGTGTGTCGTTCAGGTAATCGAACTTTGACAGCATCAGAAAAGACATCGATTCCTGCAACAACTCCTAATCCATCAACTGTTTCAATTTCTGTCCCCAAATCAGGGAATTTTTCCTTAGAGGTTTTATAAAATTCATCCTCAAAGCTCAAACAGCACATCAAACGACCACAGATACCAGCCGTTTTTCCAGTGCTAAGTGACATGCCTTGATTTTTAACCATCTTGATTGATACCGGTGGAAATTCTCCTAAGAAACTAGCGCAACAAAGGACACGACCACAAGGACCAACGCCACCATAAACTTGTGCTTCTTCACGACTATTGATTTGACGAAGTTCAATACGTGTTTTGAAGTGGGCCGCTAACTCACGCAAAAGCTGACGGAAATCCACACGGTCTTCCGCACAAAATGTAATCAAGACATAACTTCTTTCCAAAGGAAAGACAATGTCGATGACTTTCATTTTAAGCTGATTAGCCTCAATCAACTCATTTACTTTGTCAAATGAATTCATCGCCAAAGTTAGATTCTCTTGATAAGCTTGAAAATCTTTATCATTTGCTTGACGAAGGACGCTATCCATTTCAGCAGGTAACTTAACCTCGTCCATATCTTCATTAGCTGTCACAACTTGAGCTAAGCGACACCCTTTTTTATTCTTGATGACTAAATAGTCACCAACTTGATAGTTTTGGTTTGGCAAAACATAGACAACTTTGCCTGTTTCTTCGTATTTTACACTCAATACTTCTGTCATGAAATCACCATATATTCTAGCACATTTTGGAAGCTAACATTACTTCTCCACATTTGCTGTGCCCTATAACTTTTCTCTAAATAAGTTAGACTCTCTTTTTGATTAAACTGCTTTGCTAAGAACAAAGGGAGCAGTTGAAAAACTAGTTCTTGCTCAGACTTTTCAAGTGTCGCCTGAACCAAGTGTCCTGTTTCCAAATACGCTGTTGCTTTATCTTTAAAGAGAATTGAGATAAAGCGTTCAATCGTCTGAAGCAAGTCTAAAATCTTTTTATCAGCCATCAACTCATCTAAATGAGCTGGGGTTTTAGCCAATTCAGCTAAGATATCTGCCTGAGTTTTCAGAATGCCAGCTTTCTCAGCTTGTTCGACCAAAAACTTCTTATTTTTGGGAAAACGAAAGACTTGTGTACGACTCTTAATCGTCGGAAGCACCTTGCTTTCATCACTAGTCAATAGAATCATGTAAGAAGAACTTTGAGGTTCTTCAATGAATTTCAAAAGACTGTTAGCAGCGTTGACGTGCATCTTTTCACAGCCTTGAATAATGAAAACCTGTGATTTTCCTTCAAATCCTGAACGTGAAAAGTCACGCATCATTTCACGAATCGTCTCTGTCTTGATAATCTGTCCAGTCGGTTTAACCACTTTAACATCTGAGAAATCATTGTCGTCTATCAATTGACATTCACGGCATTTCCCACAAGGTCTACCGTCATGCAAATTCTCACAGAAACGACTTTTGGCAAGATAGAGTGCAAAATCAAAGCTGGCAAAATCCCCTGAAAAAAGATAGGCGTGGTTCATCCTATCTGATTTTAAAATCTGATTAAAGTCTTTAAAAAGTTGGGGTTGCAAGCACTCTAAATCCATTTTAATTCCTTTACTCTTTTTTAGCTTAATTGCTCAAGAATCACTTGTGTTGCTTCTGCAACAACTTGATCAAGATTACGAGACGCATCAATAGTTACAATACGTTCTTCTGTCTGAGCCAAAGCTAGGTATCCTTGTCTAACACGCTTGTGCATGTCTAATTTTTCCAAATCAAGACGATTAACTTCACGATCAGCATTTTTGGCAATTCGAGCCAATCCGATTTCTGATTCAACGTCAAAATAAAGCGTCAAATCAGGTTCTCTACCGTCAGTTGAGAATTCATTTAACTTAGCGATAATATCCTTATCAAGTCCACGTCCTGCTCCTTGATAGACTACTGAGCTATCAATAAAACGGTCAATCAAGACCACCTTACCAGCTTCTAAAGCCGGCAAAACCTTTTCAACATAGTGTTGACGTCTAGCTGCCATATAAAGAAGCAACTCTGTTTTACTATCCATCGCAACATGCTTAACATCTAAAATAACGTCACGAATGCGTTCTGCAATTTCAACACCACCAGGCTCACGTGTGGTTACAATATCATAGCCCTTCTCTTGCAAAACTGGAAGCACTTTTTCAAGAACTGTTGTTTTTCCAGCCCCGTCAGGACCTTCAAATGTAATGATTATACCGTTTTTCATGAAAATTCCTTAATACTATTTTCTTTACTTCTATTCTATCAAAAATCATGCAAAAAAGCACTGCTAATCTTAGCAATGCTTCTATATATATTCCTTAGTCAATAACTTTTGCCGATGTCAATTCAATCGCATCAACTTGAATACCCTGCTTAATCAATTTTTCACGCAAATCTGTTACATCTGCTTTGCCATCAATTTGAATCTCAATAGCTACCTTACCAGATCTACGTGTAGCAACTACTGTACGCTTGATATTAAGGTTATCAGCAGAAATCGTGTCAACAATTTTAGCTAAAGTCCCAACAGTATCATCTGCTGTTATGATAACACGAATCCCTTCTTCTCCGTAACCTGAAACTTCAAGAAAAGCTTTAAACACATCTTTCTCAGTAATCACACCGAAAACTTGACCTGCCTCAACAACTGGGAGAATTCCAACTTGATTCTTCATCATAGCATAAACAGCATCTTCAAGGCTGGCATAAGGTGAAACTGTGACAACATCTCTAGCCATAATATCTCGGATTTTGGTTTTGTTTAACAAATAATTCATTTCATAAATAGAAAGACTAGTCACTTTTGACGGACTTGCTTCAGCCATTGTTCTTTCAGTAACAACACCAACAAGTCTATCATTTTCAATAACTGGCAAGCGGCGCAATCCTTGTTCTCGCATCATATCCGCTGTGTGAGCAACCGTTGTATCTGGTGATACGTAGACAACTTTTCTCGTCATAAAATCTTTAACTGCCATAATTAATCTCCGCTTATTTTTCTTACATTTATTATATCACAAACCGCAAACGATTCCTAAAAAGGTGAAAACGGCCGAAACAAGACAGGGCAGACCTTTGTCTACCCTGTCATCAAGAACCGTTAAAAGTCTATTCTTATCCACCAAGATAAGCTTTACGGACTTCTTCAGATTCCAATAGTTCTTTACCTGTTCCAGAAAGAACAACTTTTCCTGTTTCTAACACATAGCCACGGTCAGCAATTGCTAGAGCCTTGTTGGCATTTTGTTCAATCAACAAAACTGTTGTACCTTGTTTTTGAATATCTTGAATGATATCAAAAATTTCTTGAATAAAGATTGGCGCAAGCCCCATTGAAGGTTCATCAAGAAGCAACAATTTAGGTTGGCTCATCAAAGCACGTCCCATAGCAAGCATTTGTTGTTCACCACCTGAAAGTGTGGCAGCATCTTGCATTTTACGTTCTTCAAGGCGTGGGAAGCGGTCAAAAACTCTCTTCAAATTCTTTTGATTTTCTTCACGGTCATTGCGCAAGAAAGCTCCTAATTCAAGGTTTTCAAGCACAGTCAAGCCAGGGAAAACATGGCGTCCTTCAGGAACTTGCGATAAACCGCTAGCAACAATCTTACGAGCTGGCTCTTTTTGGATTTCCTGACCAAGAAATTCAATTTTTCCCGCACTTGGACGAACCAAACCTGAAATTGTACGAAGAATAGATGTTTTTCCTGCACCATTAGCACCGATAAGGGTAACCACTTCACCTTCATTAACTTCAATGGAAACATCTTTTACAGCCTGGATAACGCCGTAATGTACTGATAAATTATCAACTTTTAACATTGCCATTACCCTTCACCTCCAAGATATGCTTCAATGACGCGTTGATTTGTTTTAATTTCATCTGGTGTTCCATGAGCGATTAAACGTCCATACTCAAGAACATAAATACGCTCAGTAACTTCCATAACAAGACTCATATCATGCTCGATAAGCATGATGGTAATATCAAATTCTTCTTTAATGCGACGAATCAATTGTGTCAATTCTGCCGTTTCTTGTGGATTCATCCCTGCTGCGGGTTCATCCAAGAAAAGAATTTTAGGTTCTGTCGCAAGGGCACGAACGATTTCCAAACGACGTTGTTGTCCATAAGGAAGGTTTTTAGCCAAAGTTTCTGCATCCCCATCAAGGTCAAAAATAGCAAGAAGTTCCATTGCTTTTTGACGAAGTTTTGCTTCACTATGATAGAACTTAGGCAAACGAAGAAAACTTGCCAAAAGATATAGCTTGTTTTGGTTAGCCATACCGACAAGAACATTTTCTAAAACCGTCATATCTTTAAAGAGACGGATATTTTGGAAAGTACGTGAAAGCCCAAGTGATGCAATTTTATAAGGTTTCTTACCATTTAGTAATGTACCATCAAGAGATACTGACCCTTCACTTGGCTCATAAACACCTGTCAAAAGATTGAAAAGTGTTGTTTTACCAGCACCGTTTGGCCCGATAAGCCCAACTAGCTCACCTTTATCAAGGTGCATTGTCACATCACCAACAGCTGTCAAACCACCGAAATTTTTAGTTAGATTTTTAACATCAAGCAATGCCATTAGTGATTACCTCCTTTGCCTTTATTAAAGAATCGAGACAAGGTAAATTCTTTTGTCCCTAAAAGTCCACCTGGACGGAAAATCATGACTAAAATCAAAGCAAGTGAGTAGATAATCATACGAAGGTTTGAAACATTTTGCAAGAACATGTTCAAAATACCTAAGACAATAGCCGCAAGGATAGTACCTGTAATTGATCCAAGGCCACCAAGAACAGCAATTATCAAATAATCAATTGATTTCATAATCGTGAAATCTTTTGGAACGACTGTTCCAATGTAACCAACGTAAAGAGACCCTGCAATAGCAGAGATGATTGCCCCCATAACGAAAATTATGACTTTCATTTTCGTTACGTTAACTCCCATTGACTCTGCTGCAATTTCATCTTCGCGCACAGCAATGACTTGACGTCCAGTAGATGATCGCAAGAAATTCAAAATCAAAACAGTGATTCCCGCTACAAAGATAAAGATAACTGGCCATGATGTGTATGGCAAAATTCCTGTCAAACCAGCCGCACCGTTGGTTAAATCGCCACCATTGACAATAACAATACGGATAATTTCGGCCATACCAAGCGTTGCAATCGCAAGGTAGTCACCTTTCAAACGAAGTGTTGGAATGCCAAAGACAAGCGCCACAAGAACAGCAATCACAATCCCAACAAGCATTGAGAAGTAAAAGCAACCGTATGTTGGATTTTGCTGCGTGATAATGGCTGTTGCATAAGCACCGATTGCCATGAAACCAGCTTGTCCAAGAGTAAACTGACCTGAGAAACCAAGCACCAAGTTAGTCCCAAGT from Streptococcus lutetiensis harbors:
- the yabA gene encoding DNA replication initiation control protein YabA, whose product is MDKKELFDAFDGFSQNLMITLAEIEAMKKQVQSLLEENTALRLENDKLRTRLTQLEQETPVKSSKQGKKYIESIYHDGFHICNDYYGQRRENDEECMFCMEVLDRE
- a CDS encoding PSP1 domain-containing protein encodes the protein MTEVLSVKYEETGKVVYVLPNQNYQVGDYLVIKNKKGCRLAQVVTANEDMDEVKLPAEMDSVLRQANDKDFQAYQENLTLAMNSFDKVNELIEANQLKMKVIDIVFPLERSYVLITFCAEDRVDFRQLLRELAAHFKTRIELRQINSREEAQVYGGVGPCGRVLCCASFLGEFPPVSIKMVKNQGMSLSTGKTAGICGRLMCCLSFEDEFYKTSKEKFPDLGTEIETVDGLGVVAGIDVFSDAVKVRLPERHTLLTYALEEVKVRG
- a CDS encoding DNA polymerase III subunit delta', with amino-acid sequence MDLECLQPQLFKDFNQILKSDRMNHAYLFSGDFASFDFALYLAKSRFCENLHDGRPCGKCRECQLIDDNDFSDVKVVKPTGQIIKTETIREMMRDFSRSGFEGKSQVFIIQGCEKMHVNAANSLLKFIEEPQSSSYMILLTSDESKVLPTIKSRTQVFRFPKNKKFLVEQAEKAGILKTQADILAELAKTPAHLDELMADKKILDLLQTIERFISILFKDKATAYLETGHLVQATLEKSEQELVFQLLPLFLAKQFNQKESLTYLEKSYRAQQMWRSNVSFQNVLEYMVIS
- the tmk gene encoding dTMP kinase → MKNGIIITFEGPDGAGKTTVLEKVLPVLQEKGYDIVTTREPGGVEIAERIRDVILDVKHVAMDSKTELLLYMAARRQHYVEKVLPALEAGKVVLIDRFIDSSVVYQGAGRGLDKDIIAKLNEFSTDGREPDLTLYFDVESEIGLARIAKNADREVNRLDLEKLDMHKRVRQGYLALAQTEERIVTIDASRNLDQVVAEATQVILEQLS
- a CDS encoding CBS domain-containing protein; protein product: MAVKDFMTRKVVYVSPDTTVAHTADMMREQGLRRLPVIENDRLVGVVTERTMAEASPSKVTSLSIYEMNYLLNKTKIRDIMARDVVTVSPYASLEDAVYAMMKNQVGILPVVEAGQVFGVITEKDVFKAFLEVSGYGEEGIRVIITADDTVGTLAKIVDTISADNLNIKRTVVATRRSGKVAIEIQIDGKADVTDLREKLIKQGIQVDAIELTSAKVID
- a CDS encoding ABC transporter ATP-binding protein, with protein sequence MAMLKVDNLSVHYGVIQAVKDVSIEVNEGEVVTLIGANGAGKTSILRTISGLVRPSAGKIEFLGQEIQKEPARKIVASGLSQVPEGRHVFPGLTVLENLELGAFLRNDREENQKNLKRVFDRFPRLEERKMQDAATLSGGEQQMLAMGRALMSQPKLLLLDEPSMGLAPIFIQEIFDIIQDIQKQGTTVLLIEQNANKALAIADRGYVLETGKVVLSGTGKELLESEEVRKAYLGG
- a CDS encoding ABC transporter ATP-binding protein, which codes for MALLDVKNLTKNFGGLTAVGDVTMHLDKGELVGLIGPNGAGKTTLFNLLTGVYEPSEGSVSLDGTLLNGKKPYKIASLGLSRTFQNIRLFKDMTVLENVLVGMANQNKLYLLASFLRLPKFYHSEAKLRQKAMELLAIFDLDGDAETLAKNLPYGQQRRLEIVRALATEPKILFLDEPAAGMNPQETAELTQLIRRIKEEFDITIMLIEHDMSLVMEVTERIYVLEYGRLIAHGTPDEIKTNQRVIEAYLGGEG
- a CDS encoding branched-chain amino acid ABC transporter permease, with protein sequence MKKNLKLNLSWLAIIVVLFGIIELLTKTNILNLYYIQILMGIGISILMGLGTNLVLGFSGQFTLGQAGFMAIGAYATAIITQQNPTYGCFYFSMLVGIVIAVLVALVFGIPTLRLKGDYLAIATLGMAEIIRIVIVNGGDLTNGAAGLTGILPYTSWPVIFIFVAGITVLILNFLRSSTGRQVIAVREDEIAAESMGVNVTKMKVIIFVMGAIISAIAGSLYVGYIGTVVPKDFTIMKSIDYLIIAVLGGLGSITGTILAAIVLGILNMFLQNVSNLRMIIYSLALILVMIFRPGGLLGTKEFTLSRFFNKGKGGNH